A segment of the Streptomyces pactum genome:
CCAGGGCCGCTGCCAGGGCCCGAGCCCGGGTCGGGACCGGTTTCCGTGCCCGAGCCGAAACCACGCCCCGAACCGGAGCCAGAGCCGGGCCCTGGACCAGAGACAGAGCCGGGGCCAGAACCAGAGCCAGACCCGGGGCCCGAACCAGAGCCAGAGCCCGGACCAGAAGCAGAGCCGCGACCAAGCCCCGAACCGGAGCCGGAGCCGGAGCCAGGACCAAGGCCGGCCCCCGCCCCAGAACCAGGACCAGGACCAAGGCCCATCCCCGCCCCGGAACCAGAGCCAACACCGAGGCCCACCCCGGAGCCGGCGCCAAGCCCCGGACCAGGGTCGAGCCCGGAGACGCGGCCAGGAGCCGAACCGGAGCCGCAGGCGGCGCCCGAGCACCGGCCCGTCTCCGACCGGAGTCGGACAACGCCCCTCATGGCTCCGCCCCCACCGTCCGCTCCACCGAAGCCACGGCCTCTTCCCGTACTTCGAAGGGCAGCCCGTCCAGGGCCGCAGGCTCGGCCACCACGCTCACACGGACCTGGCCGGCCTCCCGGCTGACCGTGACCCGCGCCCCGCGTGGTGCCGCCTCCCTCGTGACCTCGACGACCGCTTCGGCCGGATCCTGACGGGCCGCCGCGCGGGCGCCCGTCCGGGCCGCGTCCACGCACTGGATCTGAGCGGCCACCACGAGCAGCCCGTAGACCAGCGCCATCGCGAACGCCACCAACACCGGCAGCACCACGGCCGTCTCCGCCGTCACGAACCCCCTGTCGGAGGGTCCGGCGACGCCTCGGCGGGATTCCGCCCGAGCTGTCCACTCACATCCGCGCATCGAGTGCCTGCTTCACGATGCCCTGCAACTCCGCGCTGACCGCGCCGCTGGTCACCACCTTGTACAGGACCACGGCGAACGCCACCGCCGCGACGATCCCCATCGCGTACTCGGAAGTGACCATTCCCGCGTCCCGCCGCGCCGCCCGTACCGCTCCGCACACCAGGGCACTCAGCCGTGCCCGTACCGCCTGGTACATCTCAACCCCCGTAAGGTTCGTTCCCGTTGTCACTTACTGTTCGCCGGTCACTGACTCGCGGGCCCGGCGCCGCCCGCCCGCTCCGTCTCGTCAA
Coding sequences within it:
- a CDS encoding TadE family type IV pilus minor pilin → MTAETAVVLPVLVAFAMALVYGLLVVAAQIQCVDAARTGARAAARQDPAEAVVEVTREAAPRGARVTVSREAGQVRVSVVAEPAALDGLPFEVREEAVASVERTVGAEP
- a CDS encoding DUF4244 domain-containing protein translates to MYQAVRARLSALVCGAVRAARRDAGMVTSEYAMGIVAAVAFAVVLYKVVTSGAVSAELQGIVKQALDARM